The following proteins are encoded in a genomic region of Brachypodium distachyon strain Bd21 chromosome 1, Brachypodium_distachyon_v3.0, whole genome shotgun sequence:
- the LOC106865609 gene encoding uncharacterized protein LOC106865609: MRQAIPAGIALEHLRKPSIKLSPESESIFIPANPEAEVTPMDIDGGNGSSNPGTERPNSVKAMAIEPMEIDEPVFMTRPVPVWAQPIMSYIKDESLPEDEVSARQVQRRAKAYTIINGELYKRSVTNMLQRCVEPEEGQEIL; this comes from the coding sequence ATGCGGCAGGCCATTCCGGCCGGTATAGCGCTGGAGCATCTGCGCAAGCCTTCGATCAAACTGTCACCAGAGTCGGAATCGATATTTATTCCGGCAAACCCAGAGGCCGAAGTCACACCGATGGATATTGATGGCGGCAATGGTTCAAGTAACCCAGGGACTGAACGCCCTAACTCGGTCAAGGCAATGGCAATTGAACCAATGGAAATAGATGAGCCGGTATTCATGACTCGCCCTGTGCCGGTTTGGGCACAACCAATCATGTCATACATAAAGGATGAAAGTTTGCCGGAAGACgaagtgtcggcaaggcaGGTTCAGAGGAGAGCAAAGGCGTACACCATTATCAACGGCGAGCTATACAAGAGAAGCGTCACCAACATGTTGCAACGTTGTGTCGAaccagaagaaggacaagagatCCTCTGA